From the Acidobacteriota bacterium genome, one window contains:
- a CDS encoding mechanosensitive ion channel domain-containing protein → MQEWIQSIQSVGNFQLFTVSGNQITVGGLAVFLLTLVLTVFLGSFVKGLIRRRFSKIDEGPRYTLARLSQYVVWVVGLMVGLQALGIELTALMVVAGTLGIGIGFGLQDVVADFVSGLVLLLERPVRVNDYITTEDDVRGRVDSINFRVTRVLTNDNIAVIVPNSDLTDDAVINWSHRDERVRLRVPVGVAYGSDTSQVKDILLEVAEQNEEVLAQPQPQVRFAEFGDSSLNFQLHAWTDQPSGHFRITSDLNFAIDEAFRQADIEIPFPQRDLHIRTSDGLKPLREVIADQPQQA, encoded by the coding sequence ATGCAAGAATGGATTCAGTCGATTCAATCGGTGGGCAACTTCCAACTCTTCACAGTCAGCGGCAACCAGATCACCGTGGGCGGACTGGCCGTCTTCCTGTTGACTCTGGTCTTGACCGTCTTCCTGGGCAGCTTCGTCAAGGGACTGATCCGAAGACGCTTCTCCAAGATCGACGAAGGACCCCGCTATACCCTGGCCCGTTTGTCCCAGTACGTGGTCTGGGTGGTGGGGTTGATGGTCGGACTTCAGGCCCTGGGAATCGAACTGACCGCCCTGATGGTGGTCGCCGGTACTCTCGGCATCGGCATCGGATTCGGCCTGCAGGACGTGGTGGCCGACTTTGTATCCGGCCTGGTGCTGCTGCTGGAGCGCCCTGTCAGAGTCAACGACTACATCACCACTGAGGACGACGTGCGCGGCCGCGTCGATTCCATCAACTTCCGCGTGACCCGCGTGCTCACCAACGACAACATCGCGGTCATCGTCCCCAATTCCGACTTGACCGACGACGCCGTCATCAACTGGTCGCACCGCGACGAACGGGTGCGCCTGCGCGTCCCGGTCGGCGTGGCTTACGGCAGCGATACGTCCCAGGTCAAGGACATCCTGCTGGAGGTGGCCGAGCAGAACGAGGAGGTGCTGGCGCAACCTCAACCGCAAGTGCGATTCGCCGAATTCGGCGATTCCTCGCTCAACTTTCAATTGCACGCCTGGACCGATCAGCCCAGCGGTCATTTCCGCATTACCAGCGACCTCAACTTCGCCATCGACGAGGCTTTCCGCCAAGCCGACATCGAGATTCCCTTTCCGCAGAGGGACCTGCATATCCGCACTTCGGACGGACTCAAGCCCCTGCGTGAAGTGATCGCCGATCAGCCCCAGCAGGCCTAG